The genomic region GTCGTTTGTTTAAACTCACCCTATAACGGGAGATTTCTATATACTGAGACGCAGGCGAAGAAGGATAGCAAGATATGTTTTTGTATGACAAAAACTAGCTGTCAGGCCAGCTATCTTGCCAGGGGAGAATTGCACTCTCCCCTTGGAACCCCATCGCCAGCGGCTTATTTTGCCGCCTTGGGACAACGTCCCAAACCCTTCCCCCGGTGTCGTCGGGGGGCACGACCAAAGGGCGCATCGCTGCCCCTTGGAACCCAAGACCAAAAAGGAGATTTCACTCTCCCTTTTGGAAAACCCATCGGTAGCAAGAACAGGGCGCGATCATGGCCAGACCGAAGAAACAACCAGCCGAGCGAAAATCAGCTCCCATGTCTATTCGTTTCAGCGTTCCAGAACGTATGCTCATTGAGCAACATGCTCGCGATGCTGGTCTTGGCAGTGCGTCTGAATATGTCCGCCAGCAAGCCTTGCATGGCCAGATTATCATTCGCCAGAGCCAATCCCTTGATCCTGCCGTTTTTGATCAGCTTCGTCGTATCGGCGTAAACCTGAACCAGCTAACACGTATCGCCCATACAGAAGGAGAAATCCCTCCGGAGCTGAATCGTCTTTGTAATGAAATCGAGGCATTCCTGATCAAAGAAATATCCGGATATGGTAGCGCCAAAGATAGCTAGTAAAGGCACCAGTTTTAAAGGGGCGGGGCAGTATTATCTGCACGATAAAAATGCGTCTACGAGCAACCGCGTAGCATTTATCTACACCGAAAACCTGGCAACCAATAATCCGGACATGGCTCTCAAGATGATGGCCTATACCGCAATGCACCAAGGCGATCTGAAAGCACAAAGCGGGCAGGTTAAAACCGGTCGAAAAGTCGCCGCTTGCGTTTATTCTTACAGTCTTTCCTGGGACATCGATCAAGACCCTCCAAAAGAAGAAATGATTGATGCCGCCCGTGAGACCTTAAAGGTCTTAGGCCTGCAACACCATGAAGCGCTGTTTATTGCGCATAATGATACAAACCATCCGCACATTCATGTCATCGTAAACCGGATTCATCCTGAAACCGGCATTGTCAACACGCACTCAAACGACCAGCTCAAACTGTCTAAATGGGCAGAAGCTTATGAGAAAAAGGAAGGGAAAATCCGTTGTCCGCAGCGTGTTGACAATAATGAAAAGCGCCGCCAGGGACAGTTCGTAAAATACAGGAAAAACCAGAACTATAAAGAGGCCCAGCAGTCCCGTAAAGCGCAGCAAAAACAAGCTCAGGGTCAGCGGGAAATAGAGCAAGACACCATTTTCCCTGACATAAAAGACCAAAAGCTTGCACTTTATATGGAAAAAGAAGCCCGTATAGCATTTCACTGTCAGCAGGTTGGTGAACGCAACCAGTCAAAATGGACTGAACTTTATCACCGGCAGCGAGAAGAAGAACAAAAATTACAAGAAACAAAGGAAACTGTTTATGCCCGTTTTAAACACTGGCTCAAGACGCGGGATGCTAATAAGGAGCGTAGTTTTCTGGCCGGTGTGATCAGCGCCATTTTGGGCCATACCAGTATGTACAAACAGCTTATGGCCAGGCATAAGAACGAGCGTAAGGCCTTAGCCAGAGAAAATGCAGAGCAAAATCAAAAAATCAGCAACGAAGAAAACCGGCTTTATAAAGCAGAATTAGACCAGCTTGACCGCCTGCATAAACAGCAACAGCAACCTCTAAAGCAAGCGTATGCTGGGCAAAGTCAAGATCAAAGCCGATCAGACGAAAAAACCAAGGCGGATCAGCAGCCTAGTCAGACACTTAGTGAAGAATTTAAGAAACAAGCCGAGGGTCGTAGAAAGAAACGACGAGAGCGAGATGAACGCAGCCGTGGCAAAGATCACGGGCGGGAGCGGGATTAATTAACCCGGTGTTAATTTCTCTTTTATACAATCTAGAATATAAGTGTTATGAAAATTATATAAGTTGAGGATATAAAGATGAAAGGTAAATATGGCGGCCCTATGACCGTAGATGATTTATATCAGAGGCTTTATCAGGATCGACAGTTCTTTGAACAACACGGCATTATGCATGTTAAAGCCACTTATCTTTATTTCACACCCTGCGATGAAAATGGGCAGCCGGTAATTATCGGCGATAAAACGGGTAACCCCCTGGATGGTTATGTGAGTTCAGGTGGTTATGATTGTGCTGCTGAATCCTATGATCAGATGTTCCTGGAGCCGCAGCCTTTTAGCCGGACGAATTTTACGCCCAAGTAAGAAAGACAAGTGGCTTGATCCTGATACGAGCTTAAGGATTGTGTGTATCATAGGGAATTGACTATTGATAAAGAATTTGTTATCCCTATCTATAAGGTAGAGTAAGTGACCAATTTTAGGAGATTTATCATGAAAAACACGTTTAACAATGTAAATTCTGGTGTTCTAAGTATTGTAAGCATTTCAAATCCAAATTCTTCGGTACTGCAAATACCTGGCCCAACACCTGTACCTCCTGTCTAATGTCGCACAATCCAAGGAGGAGCAGTGCCTTCTCCTTTTCCTTCTGCTCTACAGTGATTTTCATATATTTCATCCTTGATTTTCTGATGAATATGTCTATTACATAATAGATTATTAACTATTTTTTGCCCTTCTATTATTTTTGTAGAATTTCCACTTCGTATATAAACCCACGCAACTGTATCTGTATATTTTGCCAATTCTCTATATCTCCTTTTTTCAGAAGTCCTACTGAATATTCTTCGATATCATTGATCATACTCAAAGCCTCCTCTATATCTTCCGGAAATTTTCTTGTGGCTAAATGGTAGGCTCTATGTGTTTTTGCGTTTATTAGATGAGCCCGATTTTTTTCAGAAGGCTGTTCTGTTTCAAGAAGATTTGCGTAGAGCAAAGCACCATCGTTAAACCGCAAAGCCAAGGCGATGCCACTATTGAATGCTGGATTATTTGGCTTATTAAGAAACTCTCTGTAATATAAATAAAAAGCTTCGCTTAAGTACGTATATATTCTCGTTGTTATATCCATGCTGAAGGGCTTCATGTCGTGTTGTAGCTGTTTTTTTGTAGATTTGTAGACGAATATACCAGCTATACCCATTAGCACTAAAACGATGCTTAACACAGTTAATACGAAAATTGCCCCTGTATTTACTAGCCCCATGTCTTTGCTATAGTCTTTTTCCTGCTTACTTTGTTTGCTAATAAGGTTATTTAGATCGGTTTTTGTTTTATCCAGCTCGTCTTTGAGCTCTTTGAAACTTTGCTCAATATTCCCTTTATCTAGTGTTGGCTGTGTGTTTCCTGATCTGACATCATCTTCTAATATTTTTTTTAAATCGATTAAATCAGTAGTATTACGTTTATTTATAGGTAAGGTTTCTTTATATGCTGAAATAGCTTCAAGTGTTTTAGACCCGATTTTTCCATCAATTCCATTAGAGTCTCTATAACTTAAATCATATCCTTTCAAAGACAGTAGAAGCTGTATTTGTGAGACAGTATTTTCATCAGAGGCGTGGGCAGTTGATAATAATGATCCCAACGCCATTATGAAGAATAATTTAATTACTAATGCCGTAACATTTCTAATGTTTTCTGAACAGGGAATTTGTTTTTTTTCGGTATCATTATTATCAGACATGAATACGACCCCTCATTGTTTTCTCTAAGGCGATTCTCCCACTAACGCCATGATGTTTCAAATAGCTTCAATCGCGGCTCTGGTGGTGGGTCGTTCCGTGTTTCGATCGGGCTTGGATCAAGCGCAAGGATGCCAATAAGAACGGCGTTCCAACTACAGGGAATATATATCAGGCTAGGAGTGTTGCTAGAACTGATGTATACAATTCAGAAGAACTAAGGGGCTTTGCCCCTCGCGCCCGCAAGGGTGAAGGCTGCGCCCAGATAAAAAAACTTTTCCCCTGCCCTTTCGGTCATTCCTCGCGAAACAAAACTTTTTTCCTCTGCCCTTGCAGTTGCTACCCCCACGCTTCGCCAGCGGGTCAAGGTTGCATGCAGCAACCCTCGACCACTAAAAGCAGATGAAGGAGGTTCTAAAATGGTAGATAAAAAGGACGTTTACAGCAGAATTACAGATAAAATTATTGCCGATCTTGAACAAGGCGTTAGACCCTGGATGAAGCCATGGAGCGCCGAACATGCCGCCGGAAAAATTACAAGACCATTGCGTTATAATGGCCAGCCCTATTCAGGGATTAATATTTTAAATCTTTGGATGGATGCAACGGAAAAAGGATTTTCTGCGCCTATCTGGATGACATTTAAACAAGCCAAAGAATTAGGCGGTAATGTCAGAAAGGGCGAACATGGGTCATTGTCAGTTTACGCAAACACCTTTAAAAAAACAGAGCTGGATACGAGCACAGGCGAAGAAGTGGAACGCGATATTCCTTTTATGAAAGGTTATACCGTGTTTAATGTCGATCAAATCGAAGGCTTGCCAGATCAGTATTACGCACTGGCCAAAGCGCCAGATACCACACCGGAAGAGCGTATTGCCACCATTGAAGAATTCTTTGCCGGTACAGGGGCAGAGATTAAGCACGGCGGAAACAAGGCTTATTATTCGGTAGCTTCCGATCATATCCAAATGCCGCCATTTGAGGCGTTTGAGAGTCGTGAAGGGTATTATGCGACACTTGCCCATGAAACAACCCACTGGACGCGCCACCCTACCCGCCTGGAGCGTGATTTTGGCCGTAAGCGTTGGGGAGATGAAGGTTATGCGATGGAAGAGCTTGTTGCAGAACTTGGAGCCGCGTTTCTGGCTGCTGACCTTGATATTACGCCAGAAGTACGCGAAGACCATGCCGCTTATATTCAAAGCTGGCTTAAGGTGTTGAAGGAAGACAAAAAAGCAATTTTTACGGCAGCCGCACACGCTCAAAGAGCTGCTGAGTTATTGCATAGCTTGCAATCCGATCAAGAGCTTGAAGTAAAAGCCGCAAATGAGCACACTATGAATAGCGCTCAACCAGAACCAGCTTAAGGCCAACACATGAATTTAGAGCAATGGGAAATTACGCCGGAGACAATTACACACACTGGAAAGCCAGCTTTTAAAGCAAGCTGGCTTTCCGGCGAACCACCAGAGCTTGAAAATATAAAAGGCCTGTTCTGGTATGACGAAGACACCGGAAACGAAGATGACAGACTTTTGATTTTCGATTTTGAGTGGAAGAACGGAGTGCCGGAACAGGCCTTATTTGAAGAATTAATGAAAAAAGCAGGAAGCGCCCTGGATAACTGGATTTCAGAACGTTTCTAATAGAAACATTTTGTAGATATTATAGCTGCCAGCGGCAGCGCCCTTGAACAGGCCGCGACGCTCCGCGTCGCGCCATATAAATTCATTGATAACCGCTCGCCGCCTGCTTATGCAGACGGCGAGCGGTTTAAGCCACTTCCAGGGGGGGATTTCCCCCCCCCCCGCTGCGCGTTGTGCTTCCGGAACAAAAGGAAAAATCCAGGGCGGCAAAGCCCTTATGGTCGTGGATACAAAATTATCTTTTCCGGCATAATCCGGCAATTATTCCGGTGGACATTCCGGCATAATCGGGTATATATTCAGGTGTAATGAAAACCGACACCATCCAAATTACGCCTGAATTACTGGCCTTACTGTCTGAAATAGACGAGTTTAAGGGTGCTTGGCGTGCCCTTGGCACTTTGGCACCGGATCGGCTGAAAGCCCTGCGCCGCATTGCCACGATTGAAAGCATCGGCTCTTCAACGCGCATTGAGGGTAACAAGCTCAGTGACCGCGAAATTGAGCGACTGCTTGGCAAGCTGGAAATCAAGAAATTCGAGACACGCGACGAGCAGGAAGTTGCTGGCTATGCCGAGGCCATGGAAACGATTTTCCAGGCCTGGCAGGATATTCCCATCACCGAAAACCATATTAAGCAGCTTCACCGCGACCTTCTGCGCTACAGTGAGAAGGATGAGCGGCATCGCGGCGAATATAAAATCCTGCGCAATGACGTGGGCGCTTTTGACGCAGACGGAAAAATGATTGGTATCGTGTTCGAGACGGCTACGCCGTTCGATACGCCGCGCCGGATGACAGAACTTGTCACCTGGCTGCGCGATGCCCGCGAGCTGAAACGCATTCACCCCTTGCTGATGATTGCCGTGTTTGTTGTGGTGTTCCTGGAAATCCACCCCTTCCAGGACGGTAATGGCCGCCTGAGCCGCGTTCTCACGACCTTGCTCTTGTTGCAGGCCGGATATGCCTATGTGCCGTATTCGTCACTTGAAAGCGTGATTGAAAACAGCAAGGAAGGGTATTATCTCGCCTTGCGTCAGACCCAAGGCACCATCCGTACCGAGGCCCCGAATTGGCAACCCTGGCTTATGTTTTTCATGCGGGCTTTGCAGCAACAAAAGCGCCGCCTGGCCGCGAAAGTGGAGCGCGAAAAGAATGCCCTAGCCGCCCTGCCCGAACTGGCCGTAAAAATCCTGGATTATGTGCGTGACCATGGCCGCGTCACAACCCGCGACATGGTGCGCGAGACAGGCGCAAGCCCGAACACATTGAAGGCAACTTTTGGCTCACTGGTGGAAAAAGGCCTGCTTGTCCGGTACGGCGGCGGGCGATCCACATGGTACAGCCAGCCATGATTAAAACGAGAGGAAAAAACGAACAATGACAAGCCTTCTGGAACAACTGCCTAAAATCGTCGCTGACGGAAAACGCGAAGCTGAGCGCATCATGGAGCGACTGGAAAGCAGTTATAAGATTGGCTTGCAGACCCGCGAACTGGTGATTCCGTCGCGTGACACCAATTGGCAGGACATGTTTGTGAAAGCAGACCGTAGCAGCCACGACTTGAATCCGGCAGAGATGAACCGGCTTATCTATGGCGATAACCTTCTGGCTATGGCTGCTCTTCTTGCGGGCAATGACGAGACGCCTTCCATGCGCGGTAAGGTGGACTTGATCTATATCGATCCGCCATTCGACAGCAAGGCGGATTACCGCACAAAAATTACCTTACCAGGGGGTGAGATTGAGCAGAAGCCAACAGCAATCGAACAATTCGCCTATTCAGACACATGGCAAAATGGAACAGTATCGTATTTGGCGATGTTAGTTCCTAGATTATGTCTTATGAGGGAAATGCTATCAAATAGCGGGACAATTTACATTCATATTGATTGGCATGTAGGCCATTACGCGAAAATTGCGATGGATGAAATTTTCGGGCGAGACAATTTTCTTAATGAAATAGTATGGCAGCGCACTTTCTCGAAGGGGGCATCTATTAAGTTTGGTCAGATACATGACAATATTCTGATTTTTACAAAGAGTGATTCTTACACGTTTAATCCGCAATATAAGCCGCATTCTGAAAGTTATAAAAAATCTCACTACGGACAAACTGATTCAAACGGTCGTCGTTTTCGTCTAGTGACTTTGAGTGGCGCAGGGCCAGGCCAGGCGAGAAGATTTGGAGATAGTATGATTGATCCTCCTCCAGGTCGCCATTGGGCATGGAGCCAAGAACGAATTAACCGTGGGCTAGAGGAAGGTAAGATCGTATTTACTTCATCTGGTCAGCCAAACATAAAACAGTATTTGGACGAAATGGAAGGTAGTCCAATCCTTTCCATTTGGGATGACATACCGCCGGTGAACCCCGCATCCAAGGAATTGATTGGATACAACACTCAAAAGCCGACCGCATTATTGGAAAGAATAATAGGTGCATCGTCTCCTGTAGGTGGAATTGTTGCTGATTTCTTTTCTGGTTCTGGAACAACAGCAGCCGTTGCAGAAAAGCTAGGGCGCAAATGGATAGCGACAGACCTTGGTAAGCCTGCTTGTATGATTACTCGCAAGCGTATGATCGATCAAAATGCAAAGCCATTCCTTTATCAGCACGTGGGTGACTATCAGGTAGAAATGGCTCGTAGCACCATGGGTCGCAGATTCCGTATTGGCGATTTGTCTGAAATCGTGCTTGGCCTCTTTGGCGCGTTGCCCCTACCAGCCGAAGAAAATCCAAACCGCAACATGGCGCGCATTCCGCACACGCGAAATCTTGTGCTGGCTGATAGCCCGAACAAACTCACCGGCCTGACCACGCTGAGACGTGCTATAGAAATCCGCGATAACCTCATGGGCGGATGGGATAAGGTGATAGTGCTTGGCTGGAATTTTGATTCCAATATCGGTCACGATATTCAAGCTCTCAACCAGGGCGACAAGCTGGAAGTGCTTGTTATCCCCCCTGACCTTCTCGACCGGCTGAAGAAAAAAGGCGGTAAACTGAAGGCCGAAGAAGTGCGCTTTTCATCGTTGCAATACGTCAAAATTAAACCGATTGAGCGCAAGCGTAACGGGGATAAAGAAGCTCTGACCGTGAGCATAGATAACTATGTTCTGCTATCACCAGATGCTTTAAATATGGACGACACCAACCGCCAAAAACTGCAAAAAATAGTAAACTCTGATCCTATGGCGTTGATTGAGTATTGGAGTGTTGACCCTGATTATGACGGTCATGTGTTCCGCTCTATCTGGCAGGATTATCGCGGCAATACCGAGAACGACGATGACCCCTATCGCGTTGTCACCATCGCTAGCCTGACCGATTTGCCGGTCAAAGACGGCCCGCGCCGTGTCTGTATTCGCGTGGTGGACGTATTCGGCTTTGAAGCCGAAGCGATTGCGGAGGTGGCATAATGGCGAGCATCAATGACCTTACTCTAGCCTGTAAGCTGACCGACCGTGTTGCCGAGGCTTGTATCGGTCTGGAATCCGGCAGTGCCCCTATTCTTGACCAAGTTAGCCCGACCACGGCCGAGCTGCTGAAATGGTGGTTTCAGGAAGACTTCAAAGACACCCGCAATTTCAATTTCCATGACGGACAGCGCTCTGGCATCTTGAATGTCATCTATGCCCATGAAGTTTTAGGCATGACGACACTGAAAGGCCTTTATCAAGAAATCGCCCCCGAAGTGCTGATTGTAAGTGATCAGGCCGCGCAGATTATCGGCGCGGGGAAAAACGATTATCCGAAATACTGCTTGAAAATGGCGACCGGAACCGGCAAGACATGGGTGTTGCAAACACTTATGGTGTGGCAGATTTTAAACGCCAACCGCACCCCGGAAAATGGCCGCTATACCAGAAATTTCCTTATCGTGACACCTGGCCTTATCGTCTATGACCGCTTGCGCGACGC from Nitrosomonas sp. PY1 harbors:
- the mobC gene encoding plasmid mobilization relaxosome protein MobC, which codes for MARPKKQPAERKSAPMSIRFSVPERMLIEQHARDAGLGSASEYVRQQALHGQIIIRQSQSLDPAVFDQLRRIGVNLNQLTRIAHTEGEIPPELNRLCNEIEAFLIKEISGYGSAKDS
- a CDS encoding relaxase/mobilization nuclease domain-containing protein, which gives rise to MVAPKIASKGTSFKGAGQYYLHDKNASTSNRVAFIYTENLATNNPDMALKMMAYTAMHQGDLKAQSGQVKTGRKVAACVYSYSLSWDIDQDPPKEEMIDAARETLKVLGLQHHEALFIAHNDTNHPHIHVIVNRIHPETGIVNTHSNDQLKLSKWAEAYEKKEGKIRCPQRVDNNEKRRQGQFVKYRKNQNYKEAQQSRKAQQKQAQGQREIEQDTIFPDIKDQKLALYMEKEARIAFHCQQVGERNQSKWTELYHRQREEEQKLQETKETVYARFKHWLKTRDANKERSFLAGVISAILGHTSMYKQLMARHKNERKALARENAEQNQKISNEENRLYKAELDQLDRLHKQQQQPLKQAYAGQSQDQSRSDEKTKADQQPSQTLSEEFKKQAEGRRKKRRERDERSRGKDHGRERD
- a CDS encoding ArdC family protein translates to MVDKKDVYSRITDKIIADLEQGVRPWMKPWSAEHAAGKITRPLRYNGQPYSGINILNLWMDATEKGFSAPIWMTFKQAKELGGNVRKGEHGSLSVYANTFKKTELDTSTGEEVERDIPFMKGYTVFNVDQIEGLPDQYYALAKAPDTTPEERIATIEEFFAGTGAEIKHGGNKAYYSVASDHIQMPPFEAFESREGYYATLAHETTHWTRHPTRLERDFGRKRWGDEGYAMEELVAELGAAFLAADLDITPEVREDHAAYIQSWLKVLKEDKKAIFTAAAHAQRAAELLHSLQSDQELEVKAANEHTMNSAQPEPA
- a CDS encoding Fic family protein; the encoded protein is MKTDTIQITPELLALLSEIDEFKGAWRALGTLAPDRLKALRRIATIESIGSSTRIEGNKLSDREIERLLGKLEIKKFETRDEQEVAGYAEAMETIFQAWQDIPITENHIKQLHRDLLRYSEKDERHRGEYKILRNDVGAFDADGKMIGIVFETATPFDTPRRMTELVTWLRDARELKRIHPLLMIAVFVVVFLEIHPFQDGNGRLSRVLTTLLLLQAGYAYVPYSSLESVIENSKEGYYLALRQTQGTIRTEAPNWQPWLMFFMRALQQQKRRLAAKVEREKNALAALPELAVKILDYVRDHGRVTTRDMVRETGASPNTLKATFGSLVEKGLLVRYGGGRSTWYSQP
- a CDS encoding site-specific DNA-methyltransferase, which gives rise to MTSLLEQLPKIVADGKREAERIMERLESSYKIGLQTRELVIPSRDTNWQDMFVKADRSSHDLNPAEMNRLIYGDNLLAMAALLAGNDETPSMRGKVDLIYIDPPFDSKADYRTKITLPGGEIEQKPTAIEQFAYSDTWQNGTVSYLAMLVPRLCLMREMLSNSGTIYIHIDWHVGHYAKIAMDEIFGRDNFLNEIVWQRTFSKGASIKFGQIHDNILIFTKSDSYTFNPQYKPHSESYKKSHYGQTDSNGRRFRLVTLSGAGPGQARRFGDSMIDPPPGRHWAWSQERINRGLEEGKIVFTSSGQPNIKQYLDEMEGSPILSIWDDIPPVNPASKELIGYNTQKPTALLERIIGASSPVGGIVADFFSGSGTTAAVAEKLGRKWIATDLGKPACMITRKRMIDQNAKPFLYQHVGDYQVEMARSTMGRRFRIGDLSEIVLGLFGALPLPAEENPNRNMARIPHTRNLVLADSPNKLTGLTTLRRAIEIRDNLMGGWDKVIVLGWNFDSNIGHDIQALNQGDKLEVLVIPPDLLDRLKKKGGKLKAEEVRFSSLQYVKIKPIERKRNGDKEALTVSIDNYVLLSPDALNMDDTNRQKLQKIVNSDPMALIEYWSVDPDYDGHVFRSIWQDYRGNTENDDDPYRVVTIASLTDLPVKDGPRRVCIRVVDVFGFEAEAIAEVA